AGGTGGGCCGCCCGCAGGGGCGGGCCGGTCAGCTCCAGGTCGACGCCCAGCGAGGAGAACCGCTCCGAGGGCCCGGCCACGGCCACGGCGACCCCGTCGGAGTGGCTGATCGACGCCGAGATCCCGGCGGGCAGGAGCGGGCGCGACCCCTCGAACAGCACCGCGTCGGCGGTCAGTCCCGCCGCGCGCAGCGCACGGTGCAGTGCGCCACGGCCGATCAGGAAGTCGGCCCGGCGCCGGGGCGGCATGTCCTTCGCCATCCGGCGCTCGGCCTCGCGCACCGCCACGGGCGGCCCCTCGTGGACGGAACAGGTGCCGAAGCCGAGCCCCGGTTCGCGCGGCCTGGAGTCCGCCAGGGCGCGCGGCAGTGTCAGTCGGGTCCTCAGCGGGGTCCCCATGGTCAGCACGACTGCCTTCCCCGTTCCTGTCGTTCCCGCATTGCGCTCCGGCAACTGGGCGAACCGCATGCCGCTGCTCCCCTTGTACGATGCTCGGGTAACCGTGTTCCTTCGAGGAGGAAGAGGCCGCGCGGCGCGGATGCACTCCCGCGGGACCGAATTTCTTTTCCCGGAGGGGGCGGGGCGAGCCGTATCGGGGCTGGCTCGATACGCTATTGCGCCCGGTCGCTCCGATCGGGTAATCCGAAGTGCTTGACCAGGCAGGGGGATGCTGCGAGCCTCTCTCCCATACGAATCAGAGGGGGCGGTTTCCAGTGACTGGTCCGCTGCACAGCGACTGGCCGGCAGTCGAAATCGATCCGCTCCGCCGCCTGAAGGTCATCGCCTCCGCATCGAAGTACCCGAGTTACGGCGAGCGTCTTTTCGACGCTCCTCTCGATGCCCTGTGGGCCGTCGCGTCCGATCTGGAACGGGAACTCCCGCATATCGTCCCGGGGCTGCGTTCCTTTGCCGTCACCGGATCCGAAGGATCCGGAAAGGACCGGCTGACGGGGCGGGCCGTCAGCGTTCTGGGCCACGGCGAGC
The window above is part of the Streptomyces sp. NBC_00536 genome. Proteins encoded here:
- a CDS encoding 4'-phosphopantetheinyl transferase family protein codes for the protein MGTPLRTRLTLPRALADSRPREPGLGFGTCSVHEGPPVAVREAERRMAKDMPPRRRADFLIGRGALHRALRAAGLTADAVLFEGSRPLLPAGISASISHSDGVAVAVAGPSERFSSLGVDLELTGPPLRAAHLVLRGAETAALHEAGDAAEQRLLAMYSAKEAAYKALSPHLGPELRGLRDLLLTADADGFLAHAPSRPALRLRVSVRKLPRGVLCWALPLGTPTAS